The nucleotide window ACGTTAGATTCATATGTACAAAAAGTTCACATAACACTTATCTGAGTTCTCTTTTTGGATATAGGTGCTATGGATACCAGATTATTGGAGGCTTTGTATTGGAAAGGCATTCCTGTTTTTGACATGGGCAGCAAAATGGTAACAGTAGATGTTGGCTGGGGAACGACCAAATTTCACAAAATGGGAAGGGAAAAAGTATTGTTGATCAATGCTCTCCTACCGTTTGGTTATGAGTTGCTAATGTGTGATACAGATATGGTTTGGTTAAAGGTATACACCAGTTTCAATTCTCTTATTTTTGATCTGATAGTCCGTAGGTGTAGAATGTCACAACATTATAACCTTTCTAGGATCTCATCAATAGTTCATGTTTTACTTATTCTGGATAtgctaaaatttagatcttgatgTCTGTCTTTGTTAGCTGAACTTATAGATGTTCTCTTGTACCTTTTTGTATGTAGCACCTAGTGCACCTGATAACAGTTTGATCATTATAACCTTGTGTAACCTGATATAAGCAAATGTTCCTGCACATGTGAAGTTTTATACCTTGGAGGCTGTATACATGTTCTGGGGATCAGACCTTATATAAGGCCTGCATGTTTAATCTATGCTTATCTTTTCTATATTACAGaccattttttttttatggattgTTACTGGAGAAATGATTTAAATATGCTTGCCATTTCCAAATTTATGGTACCTAATTTTGGAAACTCGAAATTTTCACCATGCTACAAGAACTTAGCGTCACCCAGGTCAATTGTGACTATTTTATGATATCAACATAATTAAAATTGACAAAGAAATAACTTGAAATGTGATATGGAATATGTTTGATAGAAACTTCAAATTGCCATGtttatgtacaattcctttaAGGATAACCAAGAGGGTTTAGACCAATCTTGATATAGCAAAAACTTTAGGATATCGTGCCTTGTAATCTTCAACTGAGTCAAAAGAAGTGACAGAGTCAGGATATGGATGAACATATGAGTGTAGAAAATACTATGGAATGTGCACCTTGTCTACGTCACAAAAGCTTCTTGTAGCTTGGTAGGTCTCCTCGGAATGCACACTTTAATAAGTGTTCTTAATAATGTAAATTGTAGTTTTGGATTAAAAATAATTAGTGCAATGCACCGGTTCTAGTTTGGAATGTTGGATTCTTCTTGACGTTGCAAGATGATTTCAAATGGAATTACGTGTCAGTATCAGGCAAAACTGGCTTTCCAAAGCCCATGCTATATCTTTTGCTCAATTCTTGCTCTTGTATGTAATGCAGTTAGAATAAGAATGAAATTCTCTCAATTTTTATCAAGCTTTGCCAGAGTTAAATCTTTCCTGGGACTTACCAGGATATAAGCAAATTTCTTTTGTTGATTTGCTTGGCCCAAGCAGTTCTTGAATTATATCTATTAAATTGGATATTTCACTCAAAGCATTCTTTACTGTTTATTCTCGTCTCATATTATAAATGATTTAGtatgtgtttttgcttggaaCAGAATCCACTTCCATATTTTGCTCGTTTTCCTGAGGCAGATTTGTTGACATCAACCGATCATCTTAGACCAACAACAACTGATGACAGTTTGGAAGTCTGGCATAATGGTATTTTCTACTAATGTCAATGAATCTTGGTAATAAGTAATAACCACACTAGCTGGTACAGATATATTAAacattcttgaattttttttaatatgccaAGTTGTACTGATATAATAAAATTGTGGTATATGTACCGTTACTTGTATTAGTATATAAAATGTTGGACCTTATCACGTACAAAATTTTTGACCCAGAATCTTATTTCCTGTAGCAAATATAACCTCAATAAATTACTCAGTAGGTCCTATATAGTTGAGTGAATCTTAGTATTATCTAATATATCATCTGAGTTACTTTTTTAGTTGTTAGCGATAAAGTTTATTCAAAGATATCAAACAATGTTGCTGATGTCATGTTCTATGAAGGAGCCTATAAACTAGACTGTAGAAAACTTAGTGTTTAAGTTTGCATATGTCCACATGGCTGACACATGTTGTAGTGAAATGGCACTTGTTTGGTGCCTTGCAAAGTGCAAGCCAAAACATAGTAAGGCTAATACAGAGCATCTGCACTTTCGTTTCTTTCCTTAACCTTTTCTTAAGGTTCTTTAAAGTTTTCTTTCATCAAAATTTGACTTTGATAGTTCGAGGatcattaactaatatttttcccTTCTATTGTTTGTAGTAACTACTGCCTACAATATTGGAATGTTTCACTGGCGTCCCACTGACTCTGCGAAGAGGCTAGCTAAGGAGTGGAAAGATGTACTTCTTGGTGATGATGAGAAATGGGACCAGGCTGTCTTTAATGATCTTGTCCACCATGTTTTAGGACCATCACTTAAAGGAGAAAGTGGACTTTTTTATGCTTATGATGGGACTCTTAAGATCGGTCTTTTGCCAGCAAGCATATTTTGCAGTGGGCACACATACTTTGTCCAGGTAATTCTTTTCTATTGTCTTTATAGCTGTTAATTCATTTGCTCATCCAACTGTGGTTATTGTAAAGTTTGCGGTATGTTGTTCTATGTTTTTAACCATATAATATAAATCCTAAGCAACAATTCTTTTTCTTCTAATTATTCTTGGAGCTGTTTTCCTGATAAATGGAGAAAAAGTTTTTAGTACCAATTTACAAAAATAAGGATGACATataaaattgttcaaattatatagaagttcaaatcatgagcaatattatgaaactttagaaAAGATTTACTGAAAGTAGGATATGGTTTGAAACAAATATCTCTGAAAATCAATTTTGTTTTATACTTGAAAGATCAATCatagaagttatttatttattaagataattaatgaaaaagtatagggagaaaaaaaaagatttgcacATGAATTTTATTGACTCAGAGAAAACCTATGATAGGGTTTCTAAagataattatattgatgttattaaagatatatatgatattattgttattagTGTCAAAACTATAGGGAGAgtgtctagtgagtttcctattagcataggattGCTTCAAGGATCTGGTTCAAGTCTCTattttttcacattgatattcgaaGAATTGACTAGTCGTTTATATGATAGACCTCCATGATATATATTATTTGCTGATAATATTGTTTTTATTGATGAGAGcttaagtgaaattaattataagctTGAGCTATGGAGGCAAACTTTAGAATATAAAGGTTTTAGATTATTTAGGACCaaaactgaatatataaaatataattttagtgtttTGAGAAATAGATAatagaatataattaaattggatGGACTAGAATTCCCTCTAAGCAAAAtctttaggtatcttggatcaattatttaataagatggatagattgatgaagatattatttataaaggAAAAACAGGATGACTAAAATGGTGAGGGGCATCAGGAGTCTTATGTGATCATCGGATACCTTacgattaaaagaaaatttttctaaGATAGTTGTGAGACCCACAATGCTTTATAGatatgggaaatcttgggggcgacatcacatgcgcagcggaagaacaagaaaacaaaatcccctattcctaaagagatgttcgtcgttgtgcgaagattggtgcataaaatccgcgaaacttaaaactgcgtatagagtagattgtgttacctagggagatcgtatatccctgtttccttgcagatctttaggagagggtgaaggaggtcaagcgtcctcctctctagcggtgatccacacaacagggctgtaacgacgctcctcaaaactctaggcctgctctaaggtggagagcgggaggagaataggagaggcaagcaaaggctctagcttatgaggctcttaatccctcctatttatagaggacccctgtcaaaacctaatggatcctcccctagtgggtattcgatctgcatccaattacccaagccttttagattagtggatctctatccaataatctctcatgggctcttattggatctcgtccatgggatctaataattcaggggcttattggatatccaataagacaggggctccggcggatatctcatatccgaacctctactcatcgcaatgcctactatatgtgtgtgaccctctaggcccaatatcgagctggccgtgagtcatacatgtcagaactccttctaacttagtgaattattatctctgtaataattcactcgactcatcgactacggacgtactaggtcactacgccgtagtccccaaacgatacaggggaatccaatccattggacctgtctgtcctcagttaccgtgtacctatagtctctcatccatctaatatcccaaagaccgtatatcgagcatggtgctgtcagacccatacggtttctactcgagtctcgctctaatcggattctcccgtaaaactctttctctctcaacccgaatgaccttggccagggatttgtctgagcaagaacacatgggatattcctctcatgacgtcgagagtgaatgatcctctatcgacactcaatagccctcgtaaggtcgactgccactcccaatgaccagttgtactagatctgggacatctaaacctataagtttggtatcaaatagtggagcactcatataggacattcttggtgtctcaagtctaaggaccagatacaccactaagactacggaattgctgtctaacaataaggcatcatcaatcatccaacattccgtaagcggatcaatcagtgaactcattctccaatgagcacctatactgtatccctagtgtcctcacacgagcagctatgagaccaactgcatccatcatatggacgggtatacagtacaccagtctgtccggttatcacgatgtccctctcgagtaacctatgaccgggattatttaggatctgtgtttaaaggtgaatcggtctcattattgtgatctcatcacgatccgattcccattgcacggatccaaggacatcacaatatatacatgcatatatgtaataatcaatataaagtgataaatatcaaaatataataagcaaaaagatttcgtgtcaagtcacatgtgtcatcactcacgtgattggcttgctgggcacctatgactagcaagtattAGGCAGTCatgaatgttgagatggatgtgtggagttactagaaaatatagaaaaaaatatttttattcgtgaataaCTATGTTTTAAAACTGTTTGtcagaggataagatgagagaaaatcatttaaaatgATGTGAGCATATACTTAATAGACGTTTGGATATGGTTGTCAaaagagataaaataattaatgttagtggtgcaagaatttttacatataaatttttacagacctcaatgacaacaaaagatccatgtagctgactccacatagttgggacttacagctttattgttattgttgttcttGGAGATGTTAGTTTATTGTTGTTCATCCAACTATGGTTATTGTATAGTTTGTTGTATGGTATTCTCTCTCTTTAAACCAAATAAATGTGAATGACCATGCAACAATTCTTTTAAATGAACTGGCAGGCAATGCCCCAGCAACTCAAACTGGAACCATATGCTGTGCATACTACCTTCCAGTTTTCAGGTTCTGATGGAAAGCGCCATAGGTTACGTGAGGCTATGCTTTTCTATGACCAACCTGCATATTACGATACACCAGGTATTCTTTCTTCTCATCTCATCTGGTAAAATTCAACTTTTTCATACTAAGCTAAATGTCTTTGCTGGttgacaactttttttttttgtacttgaCTTTTACTGCACAATTCAAAAGTGAGTTGTAATATTGATAGGTAATAAGTGAAAAATATTTCCCCAAATACTGAAAACCAGTACTAGTGCTATGTGATTTTTGAGATGCTAGGCTGTGTTGAGTGCTTTAATTTTTGAGAAATTATCTATTGAAGAGCTTACATAAGCTATAGATTCATGTGGAGTATGCAAGGAATAAAATACTGTGTATCGGACCCCACCAGTCCAAGTCTCGATCTGACTTGGTTTGGTTTGTACCAGCATACAAGGCCTAGACTAGTATGACTCTTGTTGTATCAGTGTATCAATGCATGTTATGTTGGCGTATACCATGATACTAGAAAAGTACTAAaatttttgagaaaaataaaagaaatcttAATTTAGGGTTCTTTCTCACATATAAATGAGCCTAGTATAATCAATATTGATAACAATAAAGTGATCTTAATATAGAATACAATAAAAATACCAAATCGAAACATATATCGAATAAAAATTGAAAGTAGTATATAAAGAATACATATACCGAGAAGGTGAGAAAGAAATTCTAACTATAATGCAAACACAATAATTAGATGTAAAATGCCAAAAGTATATACATGTACCTACCACAAATATGCCAAAAATTTATGAGATTCATGTATATGGACGGTGTTCATTTTGGAAAGTTCAGTAATACCCAATCTTTGGTATGACTATATTTAGTTGAGGTCTGGAGCAAGAACTAGAGCATCACAATCAACAAAATGATGGTAGAAAATTCAGCACACCCTACACATCCCAGAGTCTAGTGTCTATCTCATCAGGCTTGCTTGCTCGGTTACTGGATTCTTATGTTTAATTCTTCCAAAAACTATGTTATGTTGTCTTGCTTGTTATCCTTCTGACTCGGTTTGTGTCTTTGCAGGAGGTTTCTTATCATTCAAACCTGGTATTCCTAAGAGTTTGTTGCTGGACGGGCCACATACCGTACAATCACACTTCTCATTGGTTAATTACCAGGTAAGATAATATTACAAAATGTTGGCATTTCTTATTGAGATTTGGAGAGATGTCCAAGGAATGAACTGGTCAAGTGACATTCTTATTTGCATGTTTCAGTTGAGGCAGATAAGAACTGCACTTGCTGTTGCTTCTCTGTTGAACCGAACATTGGTGAGTGAGGTTTCAccaattaaaaaattaaacttgACCTGCTGAGATTTTGTAAAAGATATCTTATATGcatagtttaaactttaaagggATCTTTTTCCTTGATATTCTGGTAAGGTTATTTTTGAAATAAATAGCTTCAGAAGATAGGATCTTTCGAAGATCCCTTCTCTTTTCACAAATTGTGCACTTTTGAAAACAATGTATGTACATGTCGGCAAAACTTTTTGTCCATGCAGATGCTAATAAACATTGCATTAAAGTGTGCAATTAATTTATCATCTAATCAAATTCCAAATGGCCATTGAGCTGAGAACCATTTACTTCTCAAAATCCTTATTTTTAAGGAGCTTATTATTCATTAGTTGTTGCTTGAGAATTGTAATGTTAATGGGTGTTGCTTTAACGAAAATTCATGGAGTATCAAATAATTGATTTTTGTGTCTAATTTTTTAGATTCTGATTCCATCATAGAATAATGATGGAAGGTCAACTTTGTTCTCATCACACAACGAGCATAGTCTTCTGCAGTATGCAATATGAGGCTTGTTATACATTAGCAACATAAAACACAGATTTGACACATTAACAGTTGACAGGACATTGTTGTGAAATTATTATTCAACGAGCTTGACTGCTGTGGTTGCAATAATTCTGACTCATATTCGTTGTCTATGTTTAGGTAATGCCTCGATTATGgtgcaggtttgaaagattgtggtCTGGACATCTTGGAATTTTGAAAGGGACACTGACCAAGCAACCTTTTGTATGCCCTATGGACCACTTGTTTGAGGTAATTAGATTTGTTAGATTAGTGTGTATATTGTGCACTCTCTTGCTAGTTTCCTAACACATTATCCATGGATGGGCATTTTCCTTCATTATCTTTTCTTGCCATTTACTTGCTAACTTGGATCATAAAATTATGTGTTCTATTTGCTCTTTTCCATTGAGTTCAAAATTCCAAAGGATCAGCAAAATGGTAGGTCGTTTGGGACGAACCTTATCTTTGTATGAAAGCTCGCCCTCAAATAGCACATATACCCGGACTTTAACTATGAGGAAAAAGTTTTAGCATGAGTTGTGTGCTTACAAATAGATCAAAGTTAATTTTCTTGCATCTTCAACTTTAAGAAGATTGTTTAGGTGGTCTGAATTATTTTATCTTGTTGCTCTTGGCTTACTTGAATTATTTGTACCTGCACATTCTCCATTATACTGCATTGATATGGTTATTAAAATTCTCAGAACATTGTGGGATCTTCCTGCTCATTCATGATGTATGGAATCAGATTTTCCCTGCTGATGAATCACTATGGTTTGGGGGAATAGACTAATTTCCGTTTAGCTAGTTTTCAAAGTTTATGGATATATGCTTTTAGCCTTTAATCCTGTAAATTTAATTTCCATGGCGTTCCATTTTGCCACTTGCCATGCACAGTTTTATCTAGGAATTCCAATGATCTTAAACAAGGTTTTCAATTTTGGGTATTAAGAAGGAAGAGGTTGTCAAAGGAAGAGGAAGTCCATTGAAGAGGAGGAGACATCAAAGATGAGATGGGTGGTAGGGCAATTGAGCGACAGACAACAGAGAGACACTCGCGAGTTGTGAGCCATTACGCATCGGACAATggtgtttaaagaaaaaatagccacttaaataagaaaataaacagAGGACACCACCCTATTTTGGGTGTTCAGCATCCCTGTTCAAGCACAGACTAGTCAATACTGTCTGAAATTTACGGTAAAAGATTAAGTACAAATGTTATGGTAAATAACAGTCAAGTTTGGACCAAGCCATAGGAAATTAAATTCCCTGATGTAAGTACAAATGGGAACAAAAGATGGTGTAAGAGGAATGGGGAATTTGAACTCTCAACAGATGAAGTAGTATGGGCTGATGAAAAGATGTGGTGGGATGGAAGATATGCAATATCCAAGTACTCTAACAGCCAAGGAACTAAAAGTCGGACACCTGCCTTGTGTCATTATCCACTTGGTACAGTAGTATGAGCTGAAGTGTTGGTACAACAGAATCAGGTACTACACATTTTGTAAAATTAGGCAGTTGGCCTGATATGGTACACTTTGTAAGGATATGGTGATATTTGGATCCATGCAGAAAATTGATTGACCAATCACTGAGATAGTTTAAACAATTCCTTATTCTAAAAAATTAGagatctttttttaataaatgaCTGGGTGTTCATCTGATCTGGCAATTGATTGAATAAACTTTAGTCTGGTCATATAGAGAACAAGAATTGTCCTATCTTGACTATTTGGTGAGTCACtcaagcaaattaaaattttctactcGAATTTTTTGAAATTAAGTCTATCAGACTATCAAACATGGTTCTTTCCTTGGTTGTCATATTTCTTACTTTTGAGAGTTGAAACAAtatgtattcatgataccaaatatgacCTTGGCAACATTAGATGAGAAGATCAAGTATGTTTGACAATCATCAACAAGTACGATAGACAAGAACTTTAGTCTCCTTAATTCATGTTTTCTGTAAGTGGACATTGAAATGAGTGCTCGCAGAGTAGGAGGATGGTGTTGAGAGAGAAAAgacaaataataattaattaaggtCAGAATATGATAGTGGTAATATTGTTTAATGTGGCTTGTATCAGTTTAAATATAACTTAGATTAGAGAGGGGCAAGTTGGAATAAGGGTGAGTCTGGGTATGGAAATAAGATTGCTCCGATGACATGGAAGACCAggttcaagttataagaaaataCCTCTTTAGATCTAGGGATTAGGTTGCATACATTAACTCTTTTCAAACCCTGCATTAGCAGAAGCCTTTTGCACAGGTTTTTCTGGGATACTAGAAAGCAAGTAGAGGGGCAAGAGTAGACTTGATTGGAAGTAAGGGTATATTGTTcttcaa belongs to Musa acuminata AAA Group cultivar baxijiao chromosome BXJ1-11, Cavendish_Baxijiao_AAA, whole genome shotgun sequence and includes:
- the LOC135596570 gene encoding arabinosyltransferase XEG113-like, producing the protein MAKCNPFPDGKTVFLAIYAAVVASIVFSALVILSSFYTSPAADVGDGANGKPLHLFGTSSLFSSSSPPSTSPPPPSPIVTRTPKLQREPSDMFTRAIWDVPIDRRMPDLKSFQLTKEMVKHRAKDNIIIVTFGNHAFLDFILNWVKHLTDLNIFNILVGAMDTRLLEALYWKGIPVFDMGSKMVTVDVGWGTTKFHKMGREKVLLINALLPFGYELLMCDTDMVWLKNPLPYFARFPEADLLTSTDHLRPTTTDDSLEVWHNVTTAYNIGMFHWRPTDSAKRLAKEWKDVLLGDDEKWDQAVFNDLVHHVLGPSLKGESGLFYAYDGTLKIGLLPASIFCSGHTYFVQAMPQQLKLEPYAVHTTFQFSGSDGKRHRLREAMLFYDQPAYYDTPGGFLSFKPGIPKSLLLDGPHTVQSHFSLVNYQLRQIRTALAVASLLNRTLVMPRLWCRFERLWSGHLGILKGTLTKQPFVCPMDHLFEIHTMVRGLSEEEFGPQIHFREYSFLQNPSVPKHVKESLLNIQLCDAHSKGCNISNETTSRGFIQFPRNSTEQMYMQVFSQYKDIKVLHFSSMANAFQGFSDEAREATFRNRMKRYVGTWCCVRNQSPGHIYYDMYWDEKPRWKPEPSRTIDDDHPLW